One part of the Strix aluco isolate bStrAlu1 chromosome 27, bStrAlu1.hap1, whole genome shotgun sequence genome encodes these proteins:
- the LOC141915853 gene encoding hydroperoxide isomerase ALOXE3-like produces MAVYKVKVATGDVLQAGTSNSISITLVGSRGESCRKNISALFLQGMEKQLSVRCDRDLGPIVLIRLHKWRLFLEDAWFCKDVRVTAPDGTLYRFPCHQWLEGVITLEVREGSGKKLVDDELEILKEHRREELKARQEAYQWKTFAEGWPRCLNVGSIFELDSNVQFSTVRATNFTGVLVFQGASHLLAGFLLRPTSWKSLDEMRSIFSRTQGREIVPDYVARRWREDDFFGYQFLNGNNPIVIRRCAALPPKFPVTPEMVAPSLGGGTHLEKEMEEGRVFLVDYEVLEGIPSGTIHGRQQHVAAPLCLLHQGADGLLRPIAIQLSQTPGPASPIFLPSDGEWDWLLAKTWVRNADFYSHQLLTHLLRTHLFAEVFAVATLRQLPSCHPLFKLLVPHFHFTLHINTLARTVLINPGGVIDKASGVTYEGMLLIVRRGLESVTYTSLCLPDDIRHRGLSHLPNYHYRDDGLKLWEAIASFVGGIVDFYYGEDAAVSGDAELQAWVMDIFTNGFLGRTSSGIPSSLQTVAELSKFLTMVMFTCSTQHAAVNNGQYDLGAYMPNAPSSMRHPPPREKGKAFLQHFLDTVPEVDTTANILVALILLSSRLKDVRLLGQYPEERFTEVEPRRLIRAFQGRLEEIRDHIEERNQWAELRYNYMNPLETENSISI; encoded by the exons ATGGCCGTCTACAAGGTGAAGGTGGCAACAGGGGATGTTCTCCAAGCTGGGACCAGCAACTCCATCTCCATCACCTTGGTGGGCAGCCGCGGTGAGAGCTGCCGGAAGAACATCAGCGCCTTGttcctgcaggggatg gagaagcagctgagtgTTCGCTGCGACCGGGACTTGGGGCCCATCGTCCTCATCCGCCTGCACAAGTGGCGCCTCTTCCTGGAGGACGCCTGGTTCTGCAAGGACGTCCGCGTGACGGCCCCCGACGGGACCCTCTACCGCTTCCCCTGCCACCAGTGGCTGGAGGGGGTCATCACCTTGGAGGTCCGGGAGGGCTCAG gGAAGAAGCTGGTGGACGATGAGTTGGAGATCCTCAAAGAGCATCGGCGGGAGGAGCTGAAGGCGCGGCAGGAGGCTTACCA GTGGAAGACCTTCGCTGAGGGTTGGCCCCGTTGCCTCAACGTGGGCTCCATCTTTGAGCTGGACTCCAATGTCCAGTTCTCCACCGTGAGGGCCACAAACTTCACCGGCGTCCTCGTCTTCCA AGGGGCCTCCCACCTTCTGGCAGGGTTCCTGTTGAGACCCACCTCCTGGAAGAGCCTGGACGAGATGCGCAGCATCTTCTCCCGGACGCAGGGAAGGGAGATCG TCCCCGACTACGTGGCCAGACGCTGGCGAGAAGACGACTTCTTCGGTTACCAGTTCCTCAACGGCAACAACCCCATCGTCATCCGGCGCTGCGCCGCGCTGCCGCCGAAATTCCCGGTGACCCCGGAGATGGTGGCGCCGTCCTTGGGGGGTGGCACCCACTTGGAGAAGGAGATGGAAGAGGGACGAGTCTTCCTCGTGGACTACGAGGTGCTGGAGGGAATCCCCAGCGGCACCATCCACGGGCGCCAGCAGCATGTGGCCGCCCCCCTCTGCCTCTTGCACCAGGGCGCCGACGGGCTCCTGCGCCCCATCGCCATCCAG CTCAGCCAAACGCCGGGCCCCGCCAGCCCCATCTTCTTGCCGAGCGACGGTGAGTGGGATTGGCTGTTGGCCAAGACGTGGGTGCGCAACGCGGACTTCTACAGCCACCAGCTCCTCACCCACCTCCTGAGGACCCACCTCTTCGCCGAGGTCTTTGCCGTCGCCACCCTACGCCAGctgccctcctgccacccccttTTCAAG CTCCTCGTCCCCCACTTCCATTTCACGTTGCACATCAACACCTTGGCCCGGACCGTCCTCATCAACCCCGGCGGCGTCATCGACAAG GCCTCGGGGGTCACCTATGAGGGGATGCTGCTCATCGTCCGGCGGGGCCTGGAGAGCGTCACCTACACGTCCCTCTGCCTCCCGGACGACATCCGCCACCGCGGCCTGAGCCACCTCCCCAACTACCACTACCGGGACGACGGGCTGAAGCTCTGGGAGGCCATTGCCAG TTTTGTCGGTGGAATCGTGGATTTCTACTACGGGGAGGACGCGGCGGTGAGCGGTGACGCCGAGCTGCAGGCCTGGGTGATGGACATCTTCACCAACGGCTTCTTGGGCAGGACCTCCTCAG gtATCCCCTCCTCGCTGCAGACGGTGGCAGAGCTGAGCAAGTTCCTCACCATGGTGATGTTCACCTGCTCGACGCAACATGCGGCTGTCAACAACGGGCAG TACGACCTGGGCGCCTACATGCCCAACGCTCCGTCCTCCATGCGCCACCCGCCGCCGCGAGAGAAGGGCAAGGCCTTCCTCCAGCACTTCCTCGACACCGTCCCCGAGGTGGACACCACCGCCAACATCCTGGTGGCCCTCATCCTCCTCAGCTCCCGCCTCAAGGACGTG AGGCTGCTGGGACAGTACCCAGAGGAGCGGTTCACCGAGGTGGAACCCCGGCGCCTCATCAGGGCCTTCCAAGGGCGGCTGGAGGAGATCCGGGACCACATCGAGGAGAGGAACCAGTGGGCCGAGCTGAGATACAACTACATGAACCCACTGGAGACGGAGAACAGCATCTCCATCTGA